In the Clostridium sporogenes genome, one interval contains:
- a CDS encoding amino acid adenylation domain-containing protein — protein sequence MEYTELRDQIKVKLVTLQEFNDNENLLKLGLNSLSIMRLVNQLRKKGIRVSYGELMQNPTLESWWNIIQIHEKNKSNKAEVVDEEKQIAKAETFKPFHLTDVQYAYKIGRTDIQELGGVGCHAYLEFLGKDVDPLRLEKAWNNLQYHNTMLRARFLEDGTQEIMDKPYDEHIIVKDLRYCADVEKSLAEIRECLSHRKLKVEEGQVAGITLSLLPDGKTMIHFDLDLLVADVQSLQILLRDLSLAYMGHSLSEDSKNWSFADYLERQNNDEKHEKQQAQEYWNNRLEELPFGPELPLEKESVEIKNVRFNRRTIKIQKDEWDILQQRVAENNATPAMLLLSSYAMILERWSRTKHFLINIPLFNRKTEYKGLEDVVADFTTLLLMEVDMRKKKTFLELLNTIQKQIHEDMKHTAYSGVQVQRDLIRLYGGKQNIAPVVFACNLGNPLITTDFKKNLGEFYYMISQTPGVCLDFQVYEDETGLMLAWDTVDELFPERMIDDMIHSLEECLHRLSKEDWNQYFDVLPQYQKEFIENQKNIEPLKEAECLYEAFLRNVRENPEKTAIIDTGENIKISYSELEKEALSIAAFIVKKKITKKPIAISLTRGYKQAAAALGILLSGNLYVPVSLNQPKERRKLIHKITGMHYAIADEKNFTSVEWPDETQVLKFEDLVKEEPLYELPQIYPEDSAYIIMTSGTTGFPKGAEMYHRGAYNTITDINQRFGITKEDSVLGVSSMDFDLSVYDLFGTFSSGGTLIMIPEERKRDAEFWMHQVMKYNITIWNSVPVLLDMLLVQAEAYNKKLPLKRVMLSGDWIGLDLPERVAKTTEDCKFIAMGGATEASIWSNYMEVGLPIPEKWSSIPYGRPLAHQSYRVVDEKGMDTPFLVEGELWIGGAGVGTYRGDDELVKKKFIKDASGIWYRTGDKGRFWNDGTIEFLGREDFQVKIRGHRIELGEIEATLKSIKDISKAVVESSDGSIGDKQLVAYLETNSKKDVPLYLKNEILQEKINRKWSVISNIDAQPCQEKEFDNALKYGEWKACKAMLEVLKTLDVFKSGKEYSYDEIMNHGSISATQKKALCCWLEALIHYGFIKEVKGLYFVSENVDEIQVEMNTDLKKIDSYIDRLKPYLPELLQGIKNPIEVYYAENKELSPNNLLEQLPGIEDTTNALINQIQKLLENSHEKIRILEVGTRDIKITKMILDSLKDKNIEYIYTDSSVFFINEGKELLESYPFVKFEVLDLEKEEFMSETEYEYDCIIAVNSIHRMNNLDTALKNIKKLLLSDGTLIMLELTIQTYLKDITATILEGGKECERESSILDHKQWRRVLEGNEFDKVCVYPEDATLSGRNVFIVMSQEPVYILNNEYISTSISEKLPEYMIPKVYHALEKLPLSKNGKIDRKALRALSTKKVEVSLKEEPSTETEKQLRNIWRETFKIEEIGVLDNYYLLGGDSLIATRMLTKVRDKFKVAFSIKDLMGLKTIKEQARRIDELLRIDEKVEIQELPTITPDKENENEPFKLTEVQQAYWIGRSGMYDLGQVSTHCYFELDGENIDIAKLQASWNDMIKQHGMMRVIILKSGKQQILKTVPEYQIPTMNLEELENDVVKNQLEKIRLEMSHQVIITETWPLFDVRATVMKDRKTRIHVSFDNLIFDGWSMFYLLNELAKRYRDEFDEIPKLEISFRDYVLGLEKIKNLGAYQKDKEYWLGRIDNFASAPELPLAKNENEVTKQKFTRRTTYLNQHEWESLKNSAKQHGITPAVLLITAYTEVLRRWSNNVDFTLNLTQFDRKPLHPQVNDLVGDFTTLTLLEVKNSKEDNFIKRAEIVQTQLMEDLEHTFYSAVEVQRELKRKDGNTKGSIMPIVFTSGLGIDQWNEGKWIGKLVYNISQTPQVWLDHQVVERDGGLGLFWDSVDELFYPGMLDEMFKAYTGLLKDLAAHKERFTQESTSLVNVPISEARKNANETERSFPDKSLDELFLEMEKKLPEKIAVVNKEYRLTYREVKEKSLYLCRQLQEVHIEKEELVAVLMEKSWEQIISVFGILFAGAAYLPLDIQNPRERLEKILTDSKTKNILVKKEFLEENEWLRRWNCIVVDGEGVEEDTSIIVKKNTDSLAYTIYTSGSTGMPKGVMISHKAAVNTILDINSRFNVDENDVSLAVSNLHFDLSVYDIFGILGSGGKLVIPDSYKTKDPEHWIELMNEEGITVWNSVPTFVEMLVEYEAHQNKLLRKDLRLIMISGDWIATLLPDRIRNIFGDLTIISMGGATEASIWSNIFEITEKIPEDWTSIPYGKPLSNQKYYILNSVLKNCPDWVTGMLYISGAGLAKGYLNDTEKTAEKFIYHSEIGEELYCTGDMGRYWTDGNIQFLGRADNQIKVNGYRVELGEIESALIKLQGVNKAVAMPILSNDMVSIVAFVECQDELDDSAVKEELRSLIPEYEIPKQIIKLSLLPLSNNGKIDRKALNEILKQQKIDEAEDKILLPRTEMEENLSTFVGKILGVNIGVQRGFFANGGDSLKAVRLVNLLKEELNCDVSLRDLYKYSTVEKLAKFIEEQQEDFEEGTL from the coding sequence ATGGAATATACAGAGCTTAGGGATCAGATAAAAGTTAAATTAGTAACTTTGCAAGAGTTTAATGATAATGAAAATCTATTGAAATTAGGACTGAATTCATTGTCAATAATGAGATTAGTGAATCAGTTGAGAAAAAAGGGAATCAGAGTTTCTTATGGGGAATTAATGCAAAATCCCACGTTAGAAAGCTGGTGGAACATTATCCAAATACACGAAAAGAATAAATCAAATAAAGCAGAAGTTGTAGATGAAGAAAAGCAAATAGCAAAAGCAGAAACTTTCAAGCCTTTTCATTTAACAGACGTTCAATATGCTTATAAGATTGGAAGAACAGATATCCAGGAGCTTGGTGGAGTCGGATGCCATGCTTATCTAGAGTTTTTAGGAAAAGATGTAGATCCTTTAAGATTAGAAAAGGCATGGAATAATTTGCAATACCATAATACTATGCTTAGAGCAAGATTCTTAGAAGACGGTACACAAGAAATTATGGATAAGCCATATGATGAACATATTATAGTTAAGGATTTAAGATATTGTGCAGATGTTGAAAAAAGTTTAGCAGAAATCAGAGAATGTCTTTCTCATAGAAAATTAAAAGTAGAAGAAGGACAAGTTGCTGGGATTACACTAAGTCTGCTTCCAGATGGAAAGACAATGATTCATTTTGATTTAGATTTACTTGTGGCAGATGTTCAAAGTTTACAAATTCTATTAAGAGATTTATCTTTAGCATATATGGGGCATAGTCTTTCAGAAGATTCAAAGAACTGGAGCTTTGCAGATTATTTAGAAAGACAGAATAATGATGAAAAACATGAAAAGCAGCAGGCGCAAGAATATTGGAATAACAGACTTGAAGAATTACCATTTGGACCAGAGCTTCCATTAGAAAAAGAATCAGTTGAAATTAAAAATGTCAGATTTAATAGAAGAACTATAAAAATACAAAAAGATGAATGGGATATTTTACAGCAGCGAGTTGCAGAAAATAATGCAACACCTGCTATGCTATTGCTATCTTCTTATGCAATGATTTTAGAGCGTTGGAGCAGAACAAAACACTTCTTGATTAACATTCCACTATTTAATAGAAAGACAGAATATAAAGGCCTAGAAGATGTAGTTGCTGACTTTACCACTTTATTATTGATGGAAGTAGATATGAGGAAGAAAAAGACTTTTCTAGAACTTTTAAATACAATTCAAAAACAAATACATGAAGATATGAAACATACAGCTTACTCTGGTGTACAGGTTCAAAGAGATTTAATACGCTTATATGGAGGAAAGCAGAATATAGCACCAGTTGTATTCGCATGCAATTTAGGAAATCCATTAATAACTACAGACTTTAAAAAGAATTTAGGGGAATTTTATTATATGATCTCTCAAACTCCAGGAGTTTGCTTGGACTTTCAAGTATATGAAGATGAAACTGGATTAATGTTAGCTTGGGACACAGTAGATGAACTTTTCCCAGAAAGAATGATAGATGATATGATTCACAGCTTGGAAGAATGTCTTCATAGATTAAGTAAAGAAGATTGGAATCAATATTTTGATGTTTTACCACAATATCAAAAGGAGTTTATTGAAAACCAAAAGAATATTGAACCATTAAAAGAAGCTGAATGCTTATATGAAGCTTTTCTTAGAAATGTAAGAGAAAATCCTGAAAAGACTGCTATTATTGATACAGGGGAAAATATAAAGATTTCTTACTCAGAGCTTGAAAAAGAAGCTTTGTCTATTGCAGCATTTATCGTGAAGAAAAAGATTACAAAAAAACCAATTGCAATTTCTCTTACAAGAGGCTATAAACAGGCAGCAGCAGCTTTAGGAATATTATTATCTGGCAATCTATATGTTCCAGTTAGCTTAAATCAGCCAAAAGAAAGAAGAAAATTAATACATAAAATAACAGGAATGCATTATGCAATAGCTGATGAGAAGAACTTTACTTCTGTTGAATGGCCGGATGAAACACAAGTTTTGAAGTTTGAAGATCTTGTTAAAGAAGAACCATTATATGAATTGCCACAAATATATCCAGAAGATTCTGCTTATATCATTATGACATCTGGAACTACTGGCTTTCCTAAAGGAGCAGAAATGTACCATAGAGGAGCTTATAATACAATTACAGACATAAATCAACGCTTTGGTATTACTAAAGAAGATAGTGTACTAGGGGTTTCATCAATGGACTTTGACTTATCTGTATATGATCTATTTGGGACATTTAGTAGTGGTGGAACTTTAATTATGATACCAGAAGAAAGAAAAAGAGATGCTGAATTTTGGATGCATCAGGTTATGAAATACAATATCACAATATGGAACTCAGTACCAGTTTTATTAGATATGTTATTGGTTCAGGCAGAAGCTTATAATAAGAAATTACCACTAAAAAGAGTTATGCTTTCTGGAGACTGGATTGGATTGGATCTTCCTGAACGTGTGGCAAAGACAACAGAAGATTGTAAATTTATTGCTATGGGTGGAGCAACAGAAGCAAGTATTTGGTCAAATTATATGGAAGTTGGACTTCCTATTCCGGAAAAATGGAGTTCTATTCCATATGGAAGACCATTAGCACATCAATCATATAGAGTAGTAGATGAAAAAGGTATGGATACGCCATTCTTAGTAGAAGGAGAACTTTGGATAGGAGGAGCAGGTGTAGGAACATATCGAGGTGACGATGAGTTAGTTAAAAAGAAATTTATAAAAGATGCATCTGGTATCTGGTATAGGACTGGAGATAAGGGACGTTTTTGGAATGATGGAACAATAGAATTTCTTGGACGTGAAGATTTCCAAGTTAAAATACGTGGACATAGAATCGAATTAGGAGAAATAGAAGCTACATTAAAATCTATCAAAGATATAAGTAAAGCAGTAGTTGAATCTTCAGATGGAAGCATAGGAGATAAGCAACTAGTTGCTTATTTAGAAACAAATAGTAAAAAAGATGTACCTCTTTATTTAAAAAATGAGATTCTTCAAGAAAAAATAAATAGAAAATGGAGCGTAATATCTAATATTGATGCACAGCCATGTCAGGAAAAAGAATTTGATAATGCATTGAAATATGGAGAATGGAAGGCTTGCAAAGCTATGTTAGAGGTTTTAAAAACATTGGACGTTTTTAAATCAGGAAAAGAATATTCATATGATGAAATAATGAATCATGGAAGTATTTCTGCTACACAAAAGAAAGCACTTTGTTGCTGGCTAGAAGCTTTGATTCACTATGGATTTATTAAAGAAGTAAAAGGGTTATATTTTGTATCAGAAAATGTAGATGAAATACAAGTAGAAATGAATACAGATTTAAAGAAAATAGATTCTTATATAGATAGATTAAAACCATATTTGCCAGAATTGCTACAGGGAATCAAGAATCCTATTGAAGTTTATTATGCAGAAAATAAGGAATTATCTCCAAATAATCTATTAGAGCAGCTTCCAGGAATAGAAGATACAACTAATGCGTTAATTAATCAGATTCAGAAGTTACTCGAAAATTCTCATGAGAAAATTAGAATTTTAGAAGTAGGAACTAGAGATATAAAAATTACAAAAATGATATTAGATTCGCTAAAGGATAAGAACATTGAATATATATATACAGATTCTTCTGTGTTTTTTATCAATGAAGGAAAGGAACTTTTAGAATCATATCCATTTGTAAAATTTGAAGTGCTAGATTTAGAAAAAGAAGAATTCATGTCAGAAACAGAATATGAATATGATTGTATAATTGCAGTAAATTCAATTCATAGAATGAATAACTTAGATACTGCTTTGAAAAATATAAAGAAGTTATTACTTTCAGATGGAACATTGATAATGCTTGAATTAACGATTCAGACATATCTGAAGGATATTACTGCTACTATTCTTGAAGGTGGAAAAGAATGCGAAAGAGAGTCTTCAATTTTAGATCATAAGCAGTGGAGAAGAGTTTTAGAGGGAAATGAATTTGATAAAGTTTGTGTATATCCAGAAGATGCAACTTTAAGTGGAAGAAATGTTTTTATAGTTATGTCACAAGAACCAGTGTACATTTTGAATAATGAATATATTAGTACATCTATAAGCGAAAAGCTACCTGAATATATGATTCCAAAGGTATATCATGCATTAGAAAAGCTTCCATTAAGTAAAAATGGGAAAATAGATAGAAAAGCTTTAAGAGCATTGAGTACAAAGAAAGTAGAGGTTTCATTGAAAGAAGAACCATCAACAGAGACTGAAAAGCAACTTAGAAATATCTGGAGAGAAACCTTCAAAATAGAGGAGATTGGAGTATTAGACAATTATTATTTACTTGGCGGAGATTCTTTAATTGCAACTAGGATGCTTACAAAGGTTAGAGATAAATTTAAAGTAGCTTTTTCCATTAAGGATCTGATGGGTTTAAAAACTATTAAAGAGCAGGCAAGACGTATTGATGAGCTTTTAAGAATAGATGAAAAAGTAGAAATTCAAGAGCTTCCAACAATTACTCCAGATAAAGAAAATGAAAATGAGCCATTTAAATTAACAGAAGTACAGCAGGCTTATTGGATTGGAAGAAGTGGAATGTATGACTTGGGACAAGTTTCAACTCATTGCTATTTTGAATTAGATGGAGAAAATATTGATATTGCTAAGCTACAAGCATCTTGGAATGACATGATTAAGCAGCATGGAATGATGCGTGTAATTATTCTTAAAAGTGGAAAACAACAGATATTAAAAACAGTTCCAGAATATCAAATACCTACCATGAACTTAGAAGAACTTGAAAATGATGTTGTAAAAAATCAGTTAGAAAAGATTCGCTTGGAAATGTCTCATCAGGTAATTATAACAGAAACATGGCCATTATTTGATGTAAGAGCAACTGTAATGAAAGACAGAAAAACCAGAATACATGTAAGCTTTGATAATTTAATTTTTGATGGATGGAGTATGTTCTATTTGTTAAATGAATTGGCAAAGAGATATCGTGATGAATTTGATGAAATCCCTAAATTAGAAATTTCATTCAGAGATTATGTTTTAGGATTGGAGAAAATAAAAAATTTAGGAGCTTATCAAAAAGATAAAGAATATTGGTTAGGCAGAATTGATAATTTTGCGTCAGCACCAGAATTACCTTTAGCTAAAAATGAAAATGAAGTTACTAAGCAAAAATTCACACGACGAACTACTTATCTTAACCAACATGAATGGGAAAGCTTAAAGAATTCTGCAAAGCAACATGGAATTACACCAGCTGTATTATTGATTACAGCATATACAGAGGTCCTTAGAAGATGGAGTAATAATGTGGATTTTACACTTAACTTAACCCAATTTGATAGGAAACCTTTACATCCACAAGTAAATGATCTAGTAGGAGATTTTACTACATTAACACTTTTAGAAGTTAAAAATAGTAAGGAAGATAACTTCATAAAACGTGCAGAGATAGTTCAGACTCAGCTTATGGAAGATTTAGAGCATACATTTTATAGTGCTGTAGAAGTTCAAAGAGAGTTAAAAAGAAAAGATGGAAATACAAAAGGTTCAATCATGCCAATAGTATTTACTAGTGGATTAGGTATTGATCAATGGAATGAAGGAAAGTGGATAGGAAAACTTGTATATAATATCAGTCAGACACCACAGGTTTGGTTAGATCATCAAGTTGTAGAACGTGATGGAGGTTTGGGTCTTTTCTGGGATAGTGTAGATGAATTATTCTATCCAGGAATGCTAGATGAAATGTTTAAGGCATATACAGGACTTTTAAAAGATTTAGCAGCACATAAAGAAAGATTTACACAAGAATCCACAAGTCTTGTTAATGTACCAATATCAGAAGCACGTAAAAATGCAAATGAAACAGAAAGAAGTTTCCCAGATAAATCTTTAGATGAATTATTTTTAGAAATGGAAAAGAAATTACCAGAAAAAATTGCCGTTGTAAATAAGGAATATAGATTAACTTATAGAGAAGTGAAAGAAAAATCTTTATACTTGTGCAGACAATTACAAGAAGTTCATATAGAAAAAGAAGAACTTGTAGCTGTTTTAATGGAAAAGAGCTGGGAACAGATTATATCTGTATTTGGAATTTTATTTGCAGGTGCGGCATATCTCCCACTAGATATTCAAAATCCAAGAGAACGTTTAGAGAAGATTTTAACCGATAGTAAAACAAAGAATATTTTAGTAAAGAAAGAATTCTTAGAAGAAAATGAATGGTTAAGAAGATGGAATTGTATTGTTGTAGATGGAGAAGGAGTAGAAGAAGATACTTCAATTATTGTAAAGAAGAATACAGATTCTTTAGCATACACTATATATACTTCAGGAAGTACAGGAATGCCTAAAGGCGTTATGATTTCACATAAAGCTGCGGTAAATACAATTTTAGATATTAATTCTAGATTTAATGTAGATGAGAATGATGTATCTCTTGCAGTATCAAATTTACACTTCGATCTTTCAGTGTATGATATATTTGGAATATTGGGAAGTGGAGGGAAATTAGTTATTCCCGATAGTTATAAGACAAAAGACCCAGAGCATTGGATAGAATTAATGAATGAAGAGGGAATCACTGTTTGGAATAGTGTACCTACATTTGTTGAAATGTTAGTAGAATATGAAGCTCATCAAAATAAATTACTTAGAAAAGATCTTAGATTAATTATGATAAGTGGGGATTGGATAGCTACTTTATTACCTGATAGAATAAGAAACATTTTTGGAGATTTAACAATTATATCAATGGGAGGAGCAACAGAAGCTAGCATCTGGTCAAATATTTTTGAAATTACTGAAAAAATTCCAGAGGATTGGACGAGCATTCCATATGGGAAACCATTATCAAATCAAAAATATTATATATTAAATTCAGTCTTAAAAAATTGCCCTGATTGGGTTACAGGTATGCTTTATATTAGTGGGGCAGGCCTTGCAAAAGGTTACTTAAATGATACAGAAAAAACAGCAGAAAAGTTTATTTATCATTCAGAAATAGGAGAAGAGTTATATTGTACTGGTGATATGGGAAGATACTGGACAGATGGAAATATTCAGTTCTTAGGAAGAGCTGATAACCAAATAAAAGTTAATGGATATAGAGTAGAACTTGGAGAAATTGAAAGTGCATTAATTAAGCTTCAGGGTGTCAATAAAGCAGTGGCAATGCCAATATTATCAAATGATATGGTAAGTATAGTTGCCTTTGTAGAGTGCCAAGATGAGTTGGATGATAGTGCTGTAAAAGAAGAATTAAGATCATTAATTCCAGAATATGAAATACCTAAACAGATTATTAAACTTTCACTATTACCATTATCAAATAACGGAAAAATTGATAGAAAAGCATTAAATGAAATATTGAAACAACAAAAAATAGATGAGGCTGAAGATAAGATATTATTGCCTAGAACTGAAATGGAAGAGAACCTTTCCACATTTGTTGGAAAAATATTAGGAGTTAATATAGGAGTTCAAAGAGGTTTCTTTGCAAATGGTGGTGATTCACTAAAAGCAGTCAGATTAGTTAATCTTTTAAAAGAAGAATTAAATTGTGATGTTTCATTAAGAGATTTATATAAATATTCTACAGTTGAAAAATTAGCTAAATTTATTGAAGAACAACAAGAAGATTTTGAAGAAGGTACATTATAA
- a CDS encoding AMP-binding protein, producing the protein MRYKKDLSRYEKLEGWEKKPLGIQVKNWAQNYGKKIAVVAGENEITYQELHDRSSEMAYGFLDLGIKKGHHVVVQLPNSISFVITMFALAKVGAVPIMMLPAHREAELGSIIELAKPVAYIVADKYLGYEYIPMAENLRKKHSFLKHIIIDGECLGKIQLDNVKGIKRELPEVDSYSTAVLLLSGGTTGIPKLIPRTHSDYIYNGRMSAKRCQLNKDSVYLAALPVMHNFPLCCPGLLGTLDKGGTVVICKNTSPDEILDLITEKKVTITALVPAMVAVCMEMLEYDDEYDLSSLKVLQVGGAVLEDTMADKIIAEWPCKLMQVFGTAEGLLSFTQIHDPDEIIARCQGTPISPEDEIRIVDENDMEVPDGEFGELLSRGPYTIDGYYMAPQANTRSFTKEGFYRTGDRAMKTKEGNLRMGGRLKEQINRAGEKIMPAEVEGYICKHKEIREAAIVGIPDKELGHRSCAFVMTEEGNHINLPEIHNFLRKLGVAQYKYPDQLENIETWPLTKIGKIDKKALVKMIIEK; encoded by the coding sequence ATGAGATATAAAAAAGATTTATCCCGATATGAGAAATTAGAAGGATGGGAAAAAAAACCTTTAGGCATTCAGGTGAAGAATTGGGCACAAAATTATGGAAAAAAAATTGCTGTTGTTGCTGGAGAAAATGAAATTACTTATCAGGAGCTTCATGATAGGTCTTCTGAAATGGCATATGGATTTTTAGATTTAGGAATAAAAAAGGGACATCATGTAGTAGTTCAGCTTCCAAATAGTATTTCATTTGTAATTACAATGTTTGCTTTAGCAAAGGTCGGAGCTGTTCCAATTATGATGTTACCTGCTCATAGAGAAGCAGAATTAGGAAGCATCATAGAATTAGCAAAACCAGTAGCTTATATTGTAGCAGATAAATATCTTGGATATGAATATATTCCTATGGCAGAAAATCTTCGAAAAAAGCATTCTTTCTTGAAGCATATAATTATTGATGGAGAATGTTTAGGAAAAATTCAACTAGATAATGTAAAAGGTATAAAAAGAGAACTTCCAGAGGTTGATAGCTATAGTACAGCTGTTCTTCTTCTAAGTGGAGGAACAACAGGTATTCCTAAGTTAATTCCAAGAACTCATTCGGATTACATATATAATGGACGTATGTCAGCAAAACGTTGCCAATTAAATAAAGATAGTGTTTATTTAGCCGCTCTGCCTGTAATGCATAATTTCCCATTGTGTTGTCCTGGATTATTAGGAACTTTAGATAAGGGTGGAACAGTAGTAATTTGTAAAAATACCAGCCCAGATGAAATTCTTGACCTTATTACAGAGAAAAAAGTTACTATTACTGCTTTAGTGCCAGCAATGGTAGCTGTATGCATGGAAATGCTGGAATATGATGATGAATATGATTTATCTAGCTTGAAAGTCTTACAAGTTGGTGGTGCAGTATTGGAGGATACTATGGCAGATAAAATTATTGCAGAGTGGCCATGCAAATTAATGCAGGTATTTGGAACAGCAGAGGGATTATTGTCATTTACTCAGATACATGATCCAGATGAAATTATAGCTAGATGCCAAGGAACCCCTATATCTCCAGAAGATGAAATCAGAATAGTAGATGAAAATGATATGGAAGTTCCAGATGGAGAGTTTGGAGAATTGCTTTCTAGGGGACCATATACTATAGATGGATATTATATGGCACCACAAGCAAATACAAGGAGCTTTACCAAGGAAGGATTTTATCGAACTGGAGACAGAGCAATGAAAACAAAAGAAGGAAATCTTCGTATGGGGGGAAGGCTTAAGGAACAGATTAATAGGGCGGGAGAAAAGATAATGCCAGCAGAAGTTGAAGGATATATTTGTAAGCATAAAGAAATTCGTGAAGCAGCAATTGTAGGAATTCCAGATAAGGAACTTGGACATCGTAGTTGTGCATTTGTTATGACAGAGGAAGGGAATCATATAAATTTGCCTGAAATTCACAATTTTCTAAGGAAATTAGGTGTTGCACAATATAAATATCCAGATCAGCTTGAAAATATAGAAACTTGGCCTCTTACTAAGATAGGAAAGATTGATAAAAAAGCTTTAGTTAAAATGATTATAGAAAAATAG
- a CDS encoding 4'-phosphopantetheinyl transferase superfamily protein, protein MKFHIFRDENLFKLSKIQLNDKENHVWVICWENIVSWINKEKSVLKKNELKMAESFYFEEDKMRYMTGRILTKILSAYYLEIKSEEVFIEQDFYGKPFIVSHKEKRLYHNISHSGKYVLLVFTYSGLVGIDVEEEKYFLEYKEIAKNFHKEEYSKICKSSDIHEFYRVWTAKEAYVKAIGKGLQINLNSFNVREDGIYERDKKLEAWDLFVFKVADRYTTALVINKI, encoded by the coding sequence ATGAAGTTTCATATTTTCAGAGACGAGAATTTATTTAAGTTATCAAAGATACAATTAAATGACAAAGAGAATCACGTATGGGTGATTTGCTGGGAAAATATAGTTTCTTGGATTAATAAAGAAAAAAGTGTATTAAAGAAAAATGAACTAAAAATGGCTGAGAGCTTTTATTTTGAAGAAGATAAAATGCGTTATATGACTGGAAGGATTTTGACAAAAATATTATCAGCTTATTATTTAGAAATAAAGAGTGAAGAAGTATTTATTGAGCAAGATTTTTATGGGAAGCCTTTTATAGTTTCTCATAAAGAAAAAAGATTATATCATAACATATCTCATTCAGGGAAATATGTTCTTTTAGTTTTTACTTATAGCGGATTAGTTGGTATTGATGTAGAGGAAGAAAAATATTTTCTTGAATATAAAGAAATTGCTAAGAATTTTCATAAAGAAGAGTATTCTAAAATTTGTAAATCAAGTGATATTCATGAATTTTATAGAGTTTGGACAGCGAAGGAAGCATATGTGAAAGCAATAGGAAAAGGATTACAAATTAATTTAAATAGTTTTAATGTGCGTGAAGATGGAATTTATGAGAGAGATAAGAAATTAGAAGCCTGGGATCTATTTGTTTTTAAAGTAGCAGATAGATATACTACTGCTCTTGTTATTAATAAAATATAA
- a CDS encoding thioesterase — protein MKNLIKGCENIISQKPIMFCFPFAGGGAGAYSSWVKYFQESVVVCPIQLPGREEKVMETPYVDMKVLIEDLVEEINKYNQYKIIIFGHSMGAKIAYEVAKRLEFENHPVEQLIISGSRVPHILEPDPIYHLPDEEFEKALVRFDGTPKEILENKELLKFFLPMLRADFTMDETYCISEVFKLSCPILALGGTLDKEADKEDILKWNEYTKSDFVICMFEGGHFFIKDKEEEVKNKIFHIIKDF, from the coding sequence ATGAAGAATTTGATTAAGGGTTGTGAAAATATAATATCTCAAAAGCCTATTATGTTTTGTTTTCCTTTTGCAGGAGGAGGTGCTGGCGCTTATAGTAGCTGGGTTAAGTATTTTCAAGAAAGTGTAGTAGTGTGTCCCATTCAATTACCTGGAAGGGAAGAGAAAGTTATGGAAACTCCATATGTAGATATGAAGGTACTAATTGAGGATTTAGTTGAAGAAATTAATAAATATAATCAATATAAGATTATTATTTTTGGACATAGTATGGGAGCTAAAATAGCCTATGAGGTTGCAAAAAGATTAGAATTTGAAAATCATCCAGTAGAACAACTAATAATTTCTGGTAGTAGAGTTCCACATATTTTAGAGCCTGATCCTATTTATCATTTGCCAGATGAAGAATTTGAAAAGGCGTTAGTTCGTTTTGATGGAACACCAAAAGAAATTCTTGAAAATAAGGAATTATTAAAATTTTTTCTACCTATGTTAAGAGCTGATTTTACTATGGATGAAACATATTGTATATCTGAAGTATTTAAATTATCATGTCCAATTTTAGCTTTAGGAGGAACTTTGGATAAAGAAGCAGATAAAGAAGATATTTTGAAATGGAATGAATATACAAAATCTGATTTTGTGATTTGCATGTTTGAAGGAGGACACTTTTTTATCAAGGATAAGGAAGAAGAAGTAAAAAATAAGATTTTCCATATAATAAAGGATTTCTAA